The genomic segment TGGGTGAAAATGCATAAATTTACAATTATTAAAACCGATGTTGCCATTATTGGTGCTGGGGGCTCTGGATTACGAGCTGCGATAGAAATAGCGGAAAATAACCCTGAACTTGATATCGCGCTTATTTCCAAAGTCTATCCAATGCGTAGTCATACCGTTGCAGCCGAAGGTGGTGCAGCTGGTGTAGCACAGGACCATGACTCTTTAGATAATCATTTTAATGATACGGTTTCGGGTGGTGACTGGTTGTGTGACCAGGATGTCGTGGAATACTTCGTCGAAAACGCGGCGAAACAGCTTACTCAATTAGAACATTGGGGCTGTCCGTGGAGCCGTAAACCCGACGGTTCGATAAACGTGCGTGCATTTGGCGGCATGAAAATCGAACGTACTTGGTTTGCAGCAGATAAGAGTGGCTTTCATATTCTCCATACTCTGTTTCAGACGTCTGTCCAGCATCCTAAAATCACCCGCTTCGATGAACATTTTTGTTTAGATTTAATTGTTGAAGATGGCAAGATCCAAGGTGTCGTGATCCTTGATATCGCCGAAGGTGAAGTCAAACTTATCCAAGCTAAGTCAGTGATTATGGCTACCGGTGGTGCAGGACGTGTGTATAGCTACAATACCAACGGCGGTATTGTGACGGGTGATGGTATGTCATTGGCTTATCGCCATGGTATCGCACTGCGCGATATGGAATTTGTGCAATACCATCCAACAGGCTTACCTGGCAGCGGTATTTTAATGACCGAAGGTTGCCGTGGTGAAGGCGGGATTTTAGTTAATAAAGACGGTTATCGTTATCTGCAAGATTATGGTTTAGGACCTGAAGTGCCAGTTGGCCAAACCAAGAATAAATACATGGAACTCGGTCCACGCGACAAACTGAGTCAATGTTTCTGGCAAGAGCAACAAAAAGGCCGCGTTGTTGAAGGCGAACGTGGTGATTATGTCTATCTAGACCTACGTCATTTAGGCGAAGAGAAAATCAATGAACGCTTGCCTTTCATTCGTGAACTAGCAAAAGCGTATGTTGGTGTGGATCCAGTTCATGAACCAATTCCAGTACGTCCTACGGTGCATTACACCATGGGTGGTATTGCTACTAATGCTAAAACAGCCACCTCTCTGGCTGGTTTATATGCCATTGGTGAATGTGCGTCGGTCGGTTTACATGGCGCGAACCGTTTAGGTTCTAATTCTTTGACAGAGCTGGCTGTATTTGGCCAACTTGCAGGTCAAGAAGCCGCTAAATATGCTAAAAATAATCAACATC from the Moritella sp. Urea-trap-13 genome contains:
- the frdA gene encoding fumarate reductase (quinol) flavoprotein subunit; this encodes MHKFTIIKTDVAIIGAGGSGLRAAIEIAENNPELDIALISKVYPMRSHTVAAEGGAAGVAQDHDSLDNHFNDTVSGGDWLCDQDVVEYFVENAAKQLTQLEHWGCPWSRKPDGSINVRAFGGMKIERTWFAADKSGFHILHTLFQTSVQHPKITRFDEHFCLDLIVEDGKIQGVVILDIAEGEVKLIQAKSVIMATGGAGRVYSYNTNGGIVTGDGMSLAYRHGIALRDMEFVQYHPTGLPGSGILMTEGCRGEGGILVNKDGYRYLQDYGLGPEVPVGQTKNKYMELGPRDKLSQCFWQEQQKGRVVEGERGDYVYLDLRHLGEEKINERLPFIRELAKAYVGVDPVHEPIPVRPTVHYTMGGIATNAKTATSLAGLYAIGECASVGLHGANRLGSNSLTELAVFGQLAGQEAAKYAKNNQHQDIAPLKLQAEAVIKRMNDLLHSDGSEKSAVIRQEMGDCMEEGVGIYRTEESMQKTIDKLAELKQRYKNVKVEDKSSVFNTDFLYTIELGYLLDTAEAMAHSAILRQESRGSHQRIDGFEARDDDKFLKHSMAYYQADKAPKIDYSEVKITKSQPAVRAYGAAGEKLAQEAK